ACCCGGACGATCCGCAGCCAAGCACGACGCCACGTCGGAAACAGACCGACCGACCACAGCGAATGATTCACCCAATCCACGATCAGCGCCTCCCGAGACGGAGGCCATGCGGCCAAATGGTTTTTCTACAAGCTCGTTAGTGATGACGAAGGCGGAGCGTGAAACGTTCCTGGCGCAAACGCGTCCGGGCATCTTGAGTGTGGTCGAACTGGGGCGCGGGCCGCTCACCGTTCCCATCTGGTACAGCTACGAACCGGGTGGCGTCGTGCGCATGGTTACCGGCGGCTCGTCGAAGAAGGCCGCGCTCTTGCGCACAGCAGGCCGCGCCAGCTTGTGCGTGCAGACCGAGACGCCGCCGTATCAATACGTCAGCGTCGAAGGTCCGATCACCATCGGCACGCCGGACTTCGAGCGCGACGGTCGTCAAATGGCGATCCGCTACCTAGGCGAGCAGATGGGCGAGATGTATCTCGCCATGACCGCCGACGAGCGAACCGGCAGCGTCCTGGTGTCGTTGAAGCCGGAGCGCTGGCTGTCGGTGGACTACAAGAAGATGGCGTAGGGTGGCTTCGCACGAGGAGGAGCCCCTCGATACGCAGCCCTTCGATACGAAGCCTTCGGCTTCTACTCAGCACTGCTACTCGGGGAAACGGTTCTTTCTCGCACCATTTCGATAGCCGCTTGCCTGAGTATCCCTCTTGACCCGACGCGGTCGCTCGGTATGTAGTGCCGTCATGCAACTCGTGGCGCGCGCGGTGCCTCTCCCCGCCGGATCGGGCTTCACCTGACACAGCCCGATCGATCGCGTGCCGTATCGTCGCTAACTCCGCGCAACATGAACCGACAACACCCACGGGCGCGGACCCGTGGCAGGGGAGTGTAGTGCAATGCCTCACATCTACGGTCTCGATGAGACCGCCAGCGAATTCGCATCGGCAGCCAGTCGCATTGCCGCGGACGTGGCCGCCTCGCACGCGGCGGAAGTCGACGCGCAGGCGATTTTTCCCGCCGTGAGCATCACCGCGCTCGCCGAGCGTGGCTTCTTTGGCCTGTGCGTTGCGCCGGACTTTGGCGGCAAAGGGCAGGGGCCGCGCACCTTTGCCGCCGTGGTCGAAGAGCTCGCCGGCGCGTGCGCCTCAACCGCGATGATCTACGTGATGCACGTCACCGCCGCGCAAGCGATCGCGTCGTCGAGTACGTTGTCGTATCGCGACGACGTGCTGCGACAAATCGCCGCGGGTCGTCACCTCACGACGCTTGCGCTGTCGGAGAAGGGCTCGCGGTCACAGTTCTGGGCGCCGGTATCGCAACTCGTCGAGCAGAACGGCGGCTATGTCACCAGCGCGGCGAAGTCGTGGGTGACCGCGGCCGGGCGCGCCGACTCGTATGTAGCCAGCGCGCAGCGACCAGGCGCGGCCTCACCGCTCGAGTCGACGATCTATTTCGTGCGTCGCGGTGCGCCCGGAGTACGCGTGAGCGCGGGATTCGACGGGCTCGGGTTGCGCGGCAACGACTCGGCGCCCATCACCATCGACAACCTGCGCCTGGTCGCCGGCGATCTGGTGAGCGCGATGGGCGAAGGCGCAAAGACCATGCTCGAAGTCATCCTGCCGTGGTTCGCGATCGGCACTGCGGCGATGGCCAGCGGCCTGTGCCGCGCGGCGCTCGCCGCCACTAGCGCGCACTTGGTGGGCCAGGGCTTCGAGCACAGCGGCAGTCGCTTGCGCGATTTGCCGAATCTGCGCGCCAGGCTAGCGCAGATGAGCGTGCGCACCGAGCAGGTGCGGGCGCTGCTCGGCTACACGTTGGGCGAAATGGAGCGGCCCTCGGCGACCACACCGCTGTATGTATTGCAGACGCGGCTAGCATCGCTCGAGGCCGCCATCGACGTCACCGACGCCGCGATGAAGGCGTGCGGCGGCGCCGCGTTCTCGAAGCACTTGCCGATCGAACGCCTGTTCCGCGACGCCCGTGCCGGATGGGTAATGGCGCCGACCGTCGATCATCTGCACGATTTCATCGGCCGAGCGTTGACGGGAATGGAGTTGTTCGGGTGAAAGTGTGAGACGTGACGCGTGACTCGTGAGTCGTGACGTGCGAAAGCGTGCATCCGCCTCCGACCGATTCACGATTCACGATTCACGACTCACGCGCTACGATCTAGAGGAGATGAACGATGCCAGATTCAACCATTCTACTCGGCGCGGTTGCCTACGATCCGAAGGTCGTGACGATCTGGGAAGGCATTCGCGGACACTTCCAGGAGCAGGGCGTGGCGATGGATTTCGCGCTGTTCTCCAACTACGAGCGCCAGGTGGCGTCGCTGCTGGCGGGACACATCGACGTAGCGTGGAACACACCGCTGGCGCACGTGCAGGTGCAGCGCCGCACGCACGGCCGTTCGTGCGCGCTCGGCATGCGCGACAGTGATCGCGACTTCCACGCCAAGGTGGTGGTGCGCAAGGACGCCGGCATCAGGTCGCTTGCCGATCTCGCCGGCAAGACACTCGCCGTCGGCAGCCGCGACTCCACGCAGGCGCGCATGCTGCCGCTGCACTTCTTGAAGGAAGACGGCGTCGATCTCGCGCGCGTAAAAATCCTCGCGTTTGATACCGACGTCGGCAAGCATGGCGACACCGGCCGCAGCGAGCTCGACGTGCTGGCCGCGCTCAACGACGGGCGCGCGCACGCCGGCACGGTCGGCGACTACATCTGGATCGTCGAGCAAGCGGCCGGTCGCGTCGATCCGGCGAAGCTCGAAGTGTTGTGGACCACGCCCGGCTTTGATCACTGCATGTTCGACGCGCATCCGAACATCGCGAGCGAAAAACTCGACGCGTTCAAACGTGCGCTGTTTGCGATGCAGTGGGAGAACCCGGCGCACCGCCGGTTGATGGAGTTGGAAGGTTTACGAAAGTGGATGCCGCCGCGGGAAGAAGGCTACGACAGCCTGCGCGCCGCGCTTGACGATCAGGGCGGGTGGTGAGCGGTGGCATGCAGATGAAACCGCCGATTCACGCCGGTACGCCGTGCTCTTGCCGATGCATGGGCGACGCATGCATCGCCCCTACGCCGGAGTTTTGGGCGCCAGCCAAGAAATCCCCTCTCCCGGATGGGAGAGGGCTAGGGTGAGGGCGATTCTACATTCACGCACGACGATGCCCAGATGGAGACTTCTGCAATCCCACTAGCCTCGATCGCCATCGACGGCGGCGACCTACCGCTCGGCGGAGGATTGCTGGCGCTCGTGCGTCCTGCCCTCGACCGATTCGATCCGGGCGGCGTGCTGGCGGTGCTGTCGTCGTCGCGCGCAGTGCGCGAGGATCTGCCGTCGTGGTGTCGCGTCGAGAGGCATGAGTATCTCGGTTGCGAAGCTACAACCGATGGCCGTGATCGACATTTGATCCAACGAGGGACGCATGGTGTCGCCGCCGGCGACCGCGAGCACGGCATCACGCTGCCGCAACGCGATGGCCGCCTGACCGCGGCGGACATGCTCGCCGCGGTACCGATGCCGCCGCACTCGCAGCCGACGAGTGGTTTCGCCCCGCGTGGCGCAGTGGTCGAACCGGGTGGGCCGGCGTATCCCTTCACGCTGCTCGAACGCGACCACGTCGCGCCGCCCGAAGTCGCGATGCTGTACGACCAAGCCGTTGCCGCGCAGTGGGACGCAACCCGCGACATCCCGTGGCACACCGTGCGTCCGCTGCCCGACGCGCTGGAAGCGGCCGTCGGCCAGGTGATGACGTTCCTCGCCGAGAACGAATTGGCGGCCCTCTACGTCCCGGCGAACTTCCTGCCGCGCATTCATCCGGCGTATGTCGAAGTGGCGATGTTCTTGGCGAGCCAGCTCGCCGACGAAGCGCGACACATCGACGTGTTCCTCAAGCGCGCGCGGGCCGGCGGTGGCGGTGTGGGAATGTCATCCGCGACGACTTCGCGGTCGTTGCACTCGCTGCTGACGCTCACCGACTTCAGCGGAGCGGCGTTCTTGCTCTCGGTGTTGGGCGAAGGAACGTTTCTCGACTTGCTGCGTTTTGTCGAAGAGCACGCACCCGACGACGCCACCGCAGAGCTGACGCGCCGCGCGCGCACCGACGAAGCTCGCCACGTCCACTTCGGCATCGCGCATGTGAGTCACGGGCTTGCGCACGATCCAACGTTGGCGGCGCGTCTCGAGGCCGCGGTGCGCCGCCGCGCCGCGACGTTGCACGACGCCGGCGGCGCGCCCGCCCCATTGATCGATGCGCTAACGATTCTCGCCGCGCGCGGCACCGACCCGCGCGCCATCGCGCGCGGTCACGAAGCCGTGCGCGAGTTACTCCACACCATGCACGAAGCCCGCACCCGGCGTTTGCAGAGCGCCGGCTTCACGGCAGAGCAAGCCGAGATTCTCTCCGAGTTGCACACGCCGAATTTCATGTGAGCGTTGGTCCGACGGCTAGATCTCCTCACTCGACGCTCAGGTTGGCCGGAGAAAGCTTGAAGCACCGGTTGAAATACCCGCGGACGGTCTGTTGTAGATGCGGATGGCGTGGGCTCAAGCGGTCGCCTCGATCCGCTGGCTTGGGCCTGCGACGTCGCTCACGCGTGCGCCCGGCCGCTTTCGCCGTATGAGCGAGGCCCAGCCAGTAGACTTTGGACAGCCACTTCAAGTGCTGCCCACGTCGGGTCGCGACTGTCGAGCGCGTTGACTTCGGCAGTAGGCGCCTTATCGCTCCGAAGTGCGTGGCTGGACTGGTTGCGGCGCCAGCGCGCAACGAGCGCCAGCACGGCCGGCAGGAGCAACGTCCACGGCCGGTCGCCACCGCCGCCCGTCTGACACCCGCCCGCAGCGTTCAGCGATGCCCCCGTGCTCGCTTCGCTGGTGTTCGGGATGCGAGAAGGCGGCACGAC
This region of Deltaproteobacteria bacterium genomic DNA includes:
- a CDS encoding pyridoxamine 5'-phosphate oxidase family protein — protein: MTKAERETFLAQTRPGILSVVELGRGPLTVPIWYSYEPGGVVRMVTGGSSKKAALLRTAGRASLCVQTETPPYQYVSVEGPITIGTPDFERDGRQMAIRYLGEQMGEMYLAMTADERTGSVLVSLKPERWLSVDYKKMA
- a CDS encoding acyl-CoA/acyl-ACP dehydrogenase, with the protein product MPHIYGLDETASEFASAASRIAADVAASHAAEVDAQAIFPAVSITALAERGFFGLCVAPDFGGKGQGPRTFAAVVEELAGACASTAMIYVMHVTAAQAIASSSTLSYRDDVLRQIAAGRHLTTLALSEKGSRSQFWAPVSQLVEQNGGYVTSAAKSWVTAAGRADSYVASAQRPGAASPLESTIYFVRRGAPGVRVSAGFDGLGLRGNDSAPITIDNLRLVAGDLVSAMGEGAKTMLEVILPWFAIGTAAMASGLCRAALAATSAHLVGQGFEHSGSRLRDLPNLRARLAQMSVRTEQVRALLGYTLGEMERPSATTPLYVLQTRLASLEAAIDVTDAAMKACGGAAFSKHLPIERLFRDARAGWVMAPTVDHLHDFIGRALTGMELFG
- a CDS encoding phosphate/phosphite/phosphonate ABC transporter substrate-binding protein, which codes for MPDSTILLGAVAYDPKVVTIWEGIRGHFQEQGVAMDFALFSNYERQVASLLAGHIDVAWNTPLAHVQVQRRTHGRSCALGMRDSDRDFHAKVVVRKDAGIRSLADLAGKTLAVGSRDSTQARMLPLHFLKEDGVDLARVKILAFDTDVGKHGDTGRSELDVLAALNDGRAHAGTVGDYIWIVEQAAGRVDPAKLEVLWTTPGFDHCMFDAHPNIASEKLDAFKRALFAMQWENPAHRRLMELEGLRKWMPPREEGYDSLRAALDDQGGW
- a CDS encoding ferritin-like domain-containing protein, which codes for METSAIPLASIAIDGGDLPLGGGLLALVRPALDRFDPGGVLAVLSSSRAVREDLPSWCRVERHEYLGCEATTDGRDRHLIQRGTHGVAAGDREHGITLPQRDGRLTAADMLAAVPMPPHSQPTSGFAPRGAVVEPGGPAYPFTLLERDHVAPPEVAMLYDQAVAAQWDATRDIPWHTVRPLPDALEAAVGQVMTFLAENELAALYVPANFLPRIHPAYVEVAMFLASQLADEARHIDVFLKRARAGGGGVGMSSATTSRSLHSLLTLTDFSGAAFLLSVLGEGTFLDLLRFVEEHAPDDATAELTRRARTDEARHVHFGIAHVSHGLAHDPTLAARLEAAVRRRAATLHDAGGAPAPLIDALTILAARGTDPRAIARGHEAVRELLHTMHEARTRRLQSAGFTAEQAEILSELHTPNFM